The following are encoded in a window of Sinomonas cyclohexanicum genomic DNA:
- a CDS encoding winged helix-turn-helix domain-containing protein has product MQDVVVIEDAAAAAASLDPLRARLLRELAAPSSAAGLAAKVGLPRQKVNYHLRALEEHGLVELVEERRKGNVMERVLQATAASYVISPAALAAVQPDPAQFRDRFSAYWLLALASRMVREVGRLLSGAVAAEQQLATFAVDGEITFASAASRAAFAAELGAEVARLAAKYHDPAATGGRKHRLVVALHPTPKEDPQPFEDPRSKEVQR; this is encoded by the coding sequence ATGCAAGACGTCGTCGTGATCGAGGATGCGGCTGCGGCCGCCGCGAGTCTTGACCCGCTCAGGGCGAGGCTCCTGCGGGAGCTGGCCGCGCCGTCGTCCGCCGCGGGGCTCGCTGCGAAGGTGGGCCTGCCCCGGCAGAAGGTCAACTACCACCTCCGCGCGCTCGAGGAGCACGGGCTCGTGGAGCTCGTCGAGGAGCGGCGGAAGGGCAACGTGATGGAGCGCGTGCTGCAGGCGACCGCGGCGTCGTACGTCATCTCCCCGGCGGCGCTTGCCGCTGTCCAGCCGGACCCGGCGCAGTTCCGCGACCGCTTCAGCGCGTACTGGCTCCTGGCCCTCGCCTCGCGCATGGTGCGCGAGGTGGGGCGCCTGCTCTCCGGCGCGGTGGCGGCGGAGCAGCAGCTCGCCACATTCGCGGTCGACGGCGAGATCACCTTCGCGTCCGCGGCCTCGCGGGCGGCGTTCGCGGCCGAGCTCGGCGCCGAGGTGGCCCGGCTCGCCGCGAAGTACCACGACCCGGCGGCGACGGGCGGGCGGAAGCACCGGCTCGTCGTCGCGCTCCACCCGACACCCAAAGAAGACCCCCAGCCCTTTGAAGACCCGAGATCCAAGGAAGTGCAGCGATGA
- a CDS encoding SRPBCC domain-containing protein, translated as MTEKAVNHPFEIVQDVVLDAAPERIWKAVTDGTAAWMFPTDQWPAVRTVDEFPTHLVSRMEGPDGWFNQLEHVLTPGPDGTHLHYVHSGVMTDNWEQQYDGAAKHTLFYLHTLGEYLAHFDGRAVAFADVQGPDAATAADAFERFLDSFGLAGAAAGQTRELDLPGFGPVDATVAYANEYFLGLRTADAMVRVFGRNLLGDRVGLTVHDFSLDRAGESADDAARSARAGELAAAWGEYLEKVYA; from the coding sequence ATGACTGAGAAAGCAGTGAACCATCCCTTCGAGATCGTCCAGGACGTGGTGCTGGACGCCGCGCCGGAGCGGATCTGGAAGGCCGTCACCGACGGCACCGCGGCGTGGATGTTCCCCACCGACCAGTGGCCGGCCGTCAGGACCGTGGACGAGTTCCCCACCCACCTCGTGTCCCGCATGGAGGGCCCGGACGGCTGGTTCAACCAGCTCGAGCATGTCCTCACGCCCGGCCCGGACGGCACGCACCTCCACTATGTCCATTCGGGCGTCATGACGGACAACTGGGAGCAGCAGTACGACGGCGCCGCGAAGCACACGCTCTTCTACCTCCACACGCTCGGCGAGTACCTCGCCCACTTCGACGGCCGGGCGGTCGCCTTCGCCGACGTCCAGGGGCCCGACGCCGCGACCGCCGCGGACGCGTTCGAGCGGTTCCTCGACTCGTTCGGGCTCGCTGGCGCCGCCGCGGGCCAGACGCGCGAGCTCGACCTCCCGGGCTTCGGCCCCGTCGACGCGACCGTGGCCTACGCGAACGAGTACTTCCTCGGACTGCGCACCGCGGACGCCATGGTGCGCGTGTTCGGCCGCAACCTGCTCGGCGACCGGGTGGGCCTCACCGTCCATGACTTCTCGCTCGACCGCGCCGGGGAATCCGCGGACGACGCCGCGCGCTCGGCCCGGGCGGGCGAGCTCGCGGCGGCCTGGGGCGAGTACCTCGAGAAGGTGTACGCGTAG